Below is a genomic region from Burkholderia pyrrocinia.
CACTGATGATCGCGGGCAACCTGCCCGGCCGCACGCAGACGCTGTCGGTCGCGATCTACGCGGCCGTGCAGGCCGGCGACGACAGCACGGCCAACTTTCTCGTGCTGGTGACGTCGATCACCTGCGTGCTCGTGCTGCTCTCGGCCGGCTGGCTCGTGCCGGCGCGCGCCTCGCGGAGCCAGCTGACATGAAGCGCCTGTCTCGTCCGTACAGGCTGTCTTGCTCCGCAGCCGGATTGCTTCGGCGGAGGTCCGCATGAGCCTCGTCGTCGACATCCGCAAGACCTACGCGAACGCCGAGCGCCGCTTCACGCTCGACGTGTCGTTCACGGCAGCGACGCAACGCGTCGTGCTGTTCGGGCCGTCCGGCGCGGGCAAGAGCATGACGCTGCAGGCGATCGCCGGCCTGCTGTCGCCCGACGAAGGCACGATCGCGCTGAACGGCGAGCCGCTGTTCGACGCCGCGCGCCGCATCGACGTGCCGACCCGTGAACGCCGCGTCGCGTACCTGTTCCAGGACTACGCGCTGTTTCCGCATCTGAACGTGCGCCAGAACATCGCGTTCGGGCTCACGTCGGGGCTGCGCAACCCGCGCGCGAAGACGGTGCCGCCCGAAGTCGCGTACTGGCTGCACGCGTTCGACCTCGAAGGGCTCGCCGGGCAGTATCCGGCGCAACTGTCGGGCGGGCAGAAGCAGCGCGTCGCGCTCGCTCGTGCGCTGGTTGCGCAACCGCGAATCCTGCTGCTCGACGAACCGTTCGCGGCGCTCGACGGCGCCATGCGCCAGCGCATGCGCCACGAGCTCGCCGAACTGCAGGCACGGCTCGACATCCCGATGGTGCTGATCTCGCACGACCCCGACGACGTCGCCGCGTTCGGCGACCAGGTCGTGCAATTGAGCGAAGGACGCGTGCAGGCGCCCCCGCCGCACGCCGAGTTGCCGACGCGCGTCACGTGAACGCGCGAGGCCGAGGCCGTGGCGCTGGCAGCCACGTTGGAGCCTGAGAGAAGCCGCACGTCGCGGCATATGCTGAAAACGGAAACGAAGCCGGCGCCGTGCAGACGACGTCCGGCGCCGGCTTCGCCCCGTCCGTCACACGATCGCCGCCGCACGCCCGCGCGCTGCGCTGCCTGCGCTGTCAGCCCGTCACCGCGAGAATCACGCTCGATGCCTTGAACAGCGCGATTGCGCGCCGGCCGGCGTCGAGCCGCAGCGCATCGACGCTTTCGTTGGTGACGACAGCCGTCAGCGTCCCGCCGCCGTCGAGCGCCAGCGTCACTTCGCTGTTCACCGCGCCCGCCGTGACGGATTCGACGCTGCCGCGCAGCCGGTTCCGCGCGGACACCTTCAGCTCAGGCCCGCCATCGTCGACCGCCAGCACGACCCACGACGCCTTCACCAGCGCGCAGGCGTCCGCACCTTCCTGCAGGCCGAGCGCATCGACGCTTTCGTGCGTCAGCACCGCGACGACCGGCTGCCCGCCGGGCAGCGCGAGCGTCACTTCGTCGTTGACAGTGCCGCGCACGATCGACGCGACCTTGCCGAACAACTGGTTGCGCGCGCTGGTCTTCATCCCGATCCGGCCAATCAGC
It encodes:
- a CDS encoding sulfate/molybdate ABC transporter ATP-binding protein, translated to MSLVVDIRKTYANAERRFTLDVSFTAATQRVVLFGPSGAGKSMTLQAIAGLLSPDEGTIALNGEPLFDAARRIDVPTRERRVAYLFQDYALFPHLNVRQNIAFGLTSGLRNPRAKTVPPEVAYWLHAFDLEGLAGQYPAQLSGGQKQRVALARALVAQPRILLLDEPFAALDGAMRQRMRHELAELQARLDIPMVLISHDPDDVAAFGDQVVQLSEGRVQAPPPHAELPTRVT
- a CDS encoding TOBE domain-containing protein; its protein translation is MTDAPHASPSSEPLELGGELWLRAGEQTLGGATRIALLAAIGDTGSITRAAKAVGLSYKAAWDAVDTMNNLAGEPLVARSTGGKGGGGTTLTPRATSLIAAFRTIEREHRRFIEAASAVVAGFDVDWALIGRIGMKTSARNQLFGKVASIVRGTVNDEVTLALPGGQPVVAVLTHESVDALGLQEGADACALVKASWVVLAVDDGGPELKVSARNRLRGSVESVTAGAVNSEVTLALDGGGTLTAVVTNESVDALRLDAGRRAIALFKASSVILAVTG